The Nakamurella antarctica genomic interval CCAGTCGTGGTGTGGTGGCCGGGTTCGGCGCCCGCTATCCCCGCGCAGGACCCGATCGGCCAGCTCGCCGCCCGCCGGATCACGGACGCAGCTTCCGCCGCTCGTCCGCTGGCCGCGATGAACAGCAGAGCCGCCTCCTACACTCCGGGTGACACTGATCTGGCCTGGACTCGTTTGACGACCTGGCGCGGCCTCCTGGCTGCGTCGCTGGATCAGCCGCCGCACGAACCGATCTTGTCGGTCACGGTCGCTGGCGCCTCGGATTCACCTTCTACCGATCTACTGGCCGGCTGGCTGGCGCTGAGGCTGAAGGTGCCAGTGAAGCGTGTCAAGGCGAAGGCGGGCGCCGGGATGCAAAGTGTGGTGCTGAACCGTAAGTCGGGTCCACTCAGCCTGTCTCGCGACGATAGCGACACCGCTACTCTCGGGGCTCCGGGCCAGCCGGACCGCCACCTCTCGCTGCCGCGTCGCAGTTTGCGAGATTGCATCGCGGAAGAACTACGGCGTCTTGACGCCGACGAGGTTTACGAAGAAGTGCTGAAGAAGGGGCTCACGAAAGTCAACGGACCGCAGCCCCCAGCGCGGGTCATCAAGCCCCGCCCGTCGGCGGCCGACTTTGTCGCTCGCCGCACGGATCTGGCAGAAGCAAAGGACCGCAAGCGCGAAACAACGGCCCTCGGCTCCATCGCGCGCGCAACACGAGGCGGTCCAGCCCGACGAAAGGCGGACGCGCCCGAGGACGCTGCGCCCTCCAAGACGGCGGTTCCCCAGAGGAAGCCACCCCGAGCCGCAGCACCCCAAGCCGCAGCTTCGAAGGCTGCCAGTACACCCAAGAGGGCTGCGCGTAAGCCTGCCGCTCAGTCTGGCGCGTGATGGTCAGCCCACAATTAGTGCTGCACGCGAACGCGTCCCAATTGGCGGCGGCTGCGGCGGCTCGCTTGGTGACGAAACTGGTAGACCTGCAATCCTTCGGGCGGATCCCGTCCGTGGTGTTGACCGGCGGCACTATCGGCATCGAGATGCTCGCAAGCATCAACGCCTCCCCCGCCCGAGACGCGATCGACTGGAGCCGAGTCGACTTCTATTGGGGTGACGAACGTTTCGTGCCTGCTGACTCGCCGGACAGAAACGAAAAGCAAGCTCGACAAGCGCTGCTCGACCATGTCCCGGTCAACCCAGATCGGGTGCACGCCATGGCCTCGTCAGATGGCAAATACGGTGACGATCTCGACGCCGCTGCGGCTGCATACAGCGACCTGGTCGACCACTGCAACGGGTTCGACATCACCATGCTGGGGCTAGGGCCCGATGGCCACGTTGCATCGGTCTTCCCCAAGAATCCGGGCGTCTACGAGACGCGGCCAGCATTCGGGGTGCGGAACTCTCCGAAGCCGCCGCCGCTACGGATCTCCCTATCCCTGCCGACGATTCGTACCTCCGATGAGGTGTGGATCATCACAGCTGGATCATCCAAAGCAGATGCGGTTGCGTTGGCATTGGGTGGGGCTGGCGAGATCGCCATTCCCGCAGCTGGGGCGACCGGGATCAAACGGACGCTCTGGATGCTTGACCGTGAGGCTGCTGTGAGGTTGCCCTCGTCGGTATTGCGAGCCCCTGTCTCCTGACATGCTTATTGACCAGCGGCCGCGCTGAAGCGGTCGCTGTTGCTACCGGCGGGGAACGACCCCGTCGCGAATTGCTCCGGAACTGGTTGCCAGAATTCCGAAGTCCCTCAAGGAGGAGGATCCATGACGAAGGCTCCGGTCAAAGTCACTGTCACCGGCGCGGCCGGCCAGATCGGCTACGCATTGCTGTTTCGCATCGCATCCGGGCAAATGCTGGGGCTCGACACACCGGTCAAACTCAGCCTGTTGGAAATCACCCCGGCGTTGCGCGCTGCCGAGGGCACTGCGATGGAACTTACCGACTGCGCCTTCCCACTCCTGGAGAGCATCGAGATCACCGATGACGCCACCAGGGCGTTCGACGGCACGAGCGTCGCGCTGCTCGTCGGCGCCCGTCCCCGTGGCCCAGGTATGGAGCGCGGCGACCTGCTGTCGGCCAACGGCGGCATTTTCAAGCCACAGGGCGCTGCCCTGAATAATGGTGCGGCTGAGGATATTCGAGTGCTGGTGGTTGGCAATCCTGCCAATTCCAACGCACTTATCGCGCAACAGAACGCGCCGGATATCCCGGCAAACCGCTTCTCGGCCATGATGCGCTTGGATCACAACCGCGCATTAGCTCAGGCGGCCCAGAAGCTCGGAGTCTCCGTATCCGACATCTCGAACATGACCATCTGGGGTAACCACTCCGCGACCCAATACCCGGATCTTGTGCACGCACAGTTCGGCGGTCGCTCGATTGCCGAGCAGGTTGAGCGCGACTGGTTGGAGGGCACTTTCATCCCCACGGTGGCCAAGCGCGGCGCGGCAATTATCGAAGCTCGCGGAGCTTCTTCCGCCGCTTCCGCAGCCAACGCCGCCATCGATCACGTCCACTCGTGGGTGCATGGCACGGCCGAGGGCGACTGGACCTCCGCCGGTGTGGTGTCCGACGGATCGTACGGGATCCCCGAAGGCCTAATTTCCGGGTTCCCCGTCACCTCCACGGGCGGCGACTGGGAGATTGTCTCCGACCTGGAGATCGACGATTTCTCCCGCGCTCGCATCGATGCCTCTGTTGCCGAACTGGTCGAGGAGCGCGACGCAATCCGCGAACTGGGCCTGATCTGACGTCGCGATAGCGCGGAACTGCGGCGCTGGAGCACACCATTGGCGGTGTACTCCAGCGACGTAGTTCTTTTTCATACAGGAGGCAGCATTGTCGCCGGCGGTTATGTCCGTGGTGGGCGTGGCGTTGTTGTTGGCTGTACTGGGCTTTGCGTTTTGGCGGCCGCGCGGCCTACCAGAAGTTGTCCTCGCAGCCCCCGCGGCTGGCGCTACCGTGTTGCTAGGTATTGCCAGTCCCCAGCAAGCGTGGGAATCGGTGCACCAACTGGGCCCGACGTTGATCTTTCTCGGGGCGACACTGCTGATCGCGCACCTGCTCGATCGCGATGGTGTCTTCGAATGGCTCGGTGGAATCCTCGGGGTGCGCAGCGCCGGGCGCCCTGCGCGACTGCTCTTGCGCGTATTCATTGCCGCTGCTGTCACTACCGCGGTGCTCAGCTTGGATGCGACCGTCGTGCTGTTGACTCCCGCTATCTTGGTGACGGTGAAGCGGCTCCGGTTCGCCGCCGCGCCGCCCCTCTACGCCAGCGCGCATCTTGCCAATTCCGCTTCCCTCCTGCTTCCGGTGTCGAACCTCACCAACCTGTTGGCCTACCAAGCTGTCGGCTTGTCTTTCGCCGGCTTTACGTCGTTGATGGCGCTGCCGTGGGTGGGGGCGGTGCTCGTGGAGTACGCCGTATTCCGTCTATATTTTCGACAGCAACTGGTTGCTTTGCCCGCGGCCCAACAGGTTTCGGCCGATACACTTCG includes:
- the opcA gene encoding glucose-6-phosphate dehydrogenase assembly protein OpcA, translated to MIIDLPSTTTSAINKSLVSLREQGGAVTTGRVLTMVIVTDEGASEEAIAAANEASFEHPCRVIVIAKGNRRGIARLDAQIRVGGDAGASEVIVLRLFGELTGHGASATVPLLLPDAPVVVWWPGSAPAIPAQDPIGQLAARRITDAASAARPLAAMNSRAASYTPGDTDLAWTRLTTWRGLLAASLDQPPHEPILSVTVAGASDSPSTDLLAGWLALRLKVPVKRVKAKAGAGMQSVVLNRKSGPLSLSRDDSDTATLGAPGQPDRHLSLPRRSLRDCIAEELRRLDADEVYEEVLKKGLTKVNGPQPPARVIKPRPSAADFVARRTDLAEAKDRKRETTALGSIARATRGGPARRKADAPEDAAPSKTAVPQRKPPRAAAPQAAASKAASTPKRAARKPAAQSGA
- the pgl gene encoding 6-phosphogluconolactonase, giving the protein MVSPQLVLHANASQLAAAAAARLVTKLVDLQSFGRIPSVVLTGGTIGIEMLASINASPARDAIDWSRVDFYWGDERFVPADSPDRNEKQARQALLDHVPVNPDRVHAMASSDGKYGDDLDAAAAAYSDLVDHCNGFDITMLGLGPDGHVASVFPKNPGVYETRPAFGVRNSPKPPPLRISLSLPTIRTSDEVWIITAGSSKADAVALALGGAGEIAIPAAGATGIKRTLWMLDREAAVRLPSSVLRAPVS
- a CDS encoding malate dehydrogenase, which codes for MTKAPVKVTVTGAAGQIGYALLFRIASGQMLGLDTPVKLSLLEITPALRAAEGTAMELTDCAFPLLESIEITDDATRAFDGTSVALLVGARPRGPGMERGDLLSANGGIFKPQGAALNNGAAEDIRVLVVGNPANSNALIAQQNAPDIPANRFSAMMRLDHNRALAQAAQKLGVSVSDISNMTIWGNHSATQYPDLVHAQFGGRSIAEQVERDWLEGTFIPTVAKRGAAIIEARGASSAASAANAAIDHVHSWVHGTAEGDWTSAGVVSDGSYGIPEGLISGFPVTSTGGDWEIVSDLEIDDFSRARIDASVAELVEERDAIRELGLI
- a CDS encoding SLC13 family permease; the encoded protein is MSPAVMSVVGVALLLAVLGFAFWRPRGLPEVVLAAPAAGATVLLGIASPQQAWESVHQLGPTLIFLGATLLIAHLLDRDGVFEWLGGILGVRSAGRPARLLLRVFIAAAVTTAVLSLDATVVLLTPAILVTVKRLRFAAAPPLYASAHLANSASLLLPVSNLTNLLAYQAVGLSFAGFTSLMALPWVGAVLVEYAVFRLYFRQQLVALPAAQQVSADTLRAAPRTCLAILAAILAGFGLSPLAGVESVWVAVAGASVLAVRALLRRETHPRALLREINVPFIAFVACLAIVVAGATSHGIESALAALLPSGTSWWSLVMIAGLAAALSNVVNNLPATLLLVAALGHPAAPAAVLAVLIGVNIGPNLTYTGSLATLLWRRVLVSKDAMPSLKTFTLLGVATAPAAIIVAVTGLWVALTYWG